A genomic region of Mus pahari chromosome 22, PAHARI_EIJ_v1.1, whole genome shotgun sequence contains the following coding sequences:
- the Sit1 gene encoding signaling threshold-regulating transmembrane adapter 1 — MGRDNCTTDGQLQLAWGIPSITHAWGLWALLGVVTVLLLISLAALLSQWTRGRRRNQEGQGPPSGRPVEEVPLYGNLHYLQTGRLSQEPRSEDQDPPPSGGLARGAEEATCYTSLQLRPAQGRIPSSGNPIKYCEVVLDSEPKPQTPGPEPELYASVCAQTRRGRASFPDQAYANSQPAPS; from the exons ATGGGCAGAGATAACTGTACCACTGATGGTCAACTCCAACTCGCATGGG GGATCCCCTCCATAACCCACGCGTGGGGACTGTGGGCCCTCTTAGGAGTTGTGACAGTGCTGCTTCTCATCTCATTGGCTGCACTCTTGTCCCAGTGGACCCGTGGTCGGAGAAGGAACCAGGAGGGACAGGGACCACC CTCCGGAAGGCCCGTGGAAgaagttcccctgtatgggaacCTGCACTATTTACAGACAG GTCGGCTATCTCAAGAACCAAGGTCAGAAGATCAGGACCCACCACCCTCTGGAGGCCTTGCCAGG GGGGCAGAGGAGGCCACGTGCTACACTAGCCTGCAGCTGCGACCAGCTCAAGGCCGGATCCCCAGCTCTGGGAACCCCATCAAGTACTGTGAGGTGGTGCTGGATTCTGAGCCGAAGCCCCAGACCCCAGGCCCTGAGCCGGAACTTTATGCCTCCGTGTGTGCCCAGACCCGCAGAGGCCGCGCTTCCTTCCCAGATCAAGCCTATGCCAATAGCCAGCCCGCACCCAGCTGA